In Leclercia pneumoniae, the genomic window CAGGATCCTTTTTAATCGGTCGACCCCATTCACGCTGGGTTTCGCCGGGCCATTTATTTGTGGCATCCAGTCCCATTTTTGAGCCAAGGCCGGAAACCGGCGAGGCAAAGTCCAGGTAATCAATTGGCGTGTTTTCCACTAACACGGTATCGCGCGCCGGATCCATACGGGTCGTAATGGCCCAGATCACGTCATTCCAGTCGCGGGCGTTGACGTCATCATCGCAGACGATCACAAACTTGGTATACATAAACTGGCGCAGGAAAGACCATACGCCCATCATCACCCGTTTAGCGTGACCCGCATACTGCTTCTTAATGGTTACTACGGCCAGGCGATACGAGCAGCCTTCAGGCGGTAGATAAAAATCGACAATTTCCGGGAACTGCTTTTGCAGGATCGGCACAAAGACTTCGTTTAATGCCACTCCCAGTACCGCCGGTTCATCCGGTGGGCGGCCGGTATAGGTCGAGTGATAAATCGCATCTTCACGCTGGGTAATGTGCGTAACGGTAAATACCGGGAAATGATCGATTTCGTTGTAATAACCCGTATGGTCCCCGTAGGGCCCTTCAGGGGCCATCTCCCCCGGCTCGATGTAACCTTCCAGCACAATTTCAGCGCTGGCGGGGACTTCGAGATCGTTGGAAATACACTTTACCACTTCGGTTTTGGTACCGCGCAACAGGCCCGCAAACGCATATTCAGATAACGTATCAGGAACTGGCGTCACCGCACCGAGAATGGTAGCTGGATCCGCACCCAGCGCCACCGAGACCGGGAATCGTTCACCCGGATGGGCCTCGCACCACTCCTGGAAATCCAGCGCGCCGCCGCGATGCGACAGCCAGCGCATAATGAGTTTATTTTTACCGATTAACTGCTGGCGATAAATCCCCAGATTCTGGCGTTCTTTATGCGGGCCGCGAGAAACCGTCAGACCCCAGGTGATCAGCGGAGCGGCATCTTCTGGCCAGCACTGCATGATAGGAATACGCGTCAGGTCAACCGCATCGCCTTCGAGGACTTTCTGCTGGCAGGGGGCGCCACGCAGCCGTTTGGTTGGCATGTTTAATACTTGCTTAAACTGCGGCAGCTTGTCGAAAAGGTCGCGAAAACCTTTCGGCGGCTCTGGCTCTTTTAAGAAGGCCAGCAATTTACCCACTTCACGCAACGCGCTGACATCCTCTTGCCCCATGCCCATCGCCACGCGCTTTGGCGTCCCAAAAAGGTTACACAGCACAGGCATGTCATAGCCTTTCGGGTTTTCGAACAATAGCGCCGGGCCACCAGCACGCAGGGTGCGGTCGGCAATTTCTGTCATTTCCAGATACGGATCAACAGGAAGCGTAATACGTTTGAGTTCGCCCTGCTTTTCCAGCAGCGCCAGGAAGTCGCGTAGATCGTTGTATTTCATGCAGTTAATCTTGGCCTCTCGGTAAGCGCTTCATTATACGGCGTAAGACCGCGTGATGCTGTATTTTTGTTAAATTAGCGTGAAGTTTCACCTTCAGCAGCCAACCCGACCATTATAATCAACTTAGCGATCCCGCCAGGGTTTTGATATGCTTGCGCCCGGAATTAAGGGAAAGAGTGATTATGCAGGCCTGGTATTTACTGTATTGCAAGCGCGGCCAGCTTCAGCGCGCGCAGGAACATCTTGAACGTCAGTCAGTCAACTGTCTGACGCCTGTGATCACGCTTGAAAAGATGCAGCGCGGCAAACGCACGATGGTGAGCGAACCGCTGTTTCCTAACTATCTGTTTGTTGAGTTTGATCCGGAAGTGATTCACACCACCACCATTAACGCCACGCGTGGCGTGAGCCACTTTGTGCGTTTTGGTGCGCGCCCCGCGGTGGTCCCCGCTTCCGTGATTCATCAGCTCTCGGTGTATAAACCAGAAGGCATCACTGACCCCGAGACCCCGTATTCGGGCGATAGCGTGGTGATCACCGAAGGTGCCTTCGAAGGGCTGGTTGCCATCTTCTCAGAGCCTGACGG contains:
- the rfaH gene encoding transcription/translation regulatory transformer protein RfaH, producing the protein MQAWYLLYCKRGQLQRAQEHLERQSVNCLTPVITLEKMQRGKRTMVSEPLFPNYLFVEFDPEVIHTTTINATRGVSHFVRFGARPAVVPASVIHQLSVYKPEGITDPETPYSGDSVVITEGAFEGLVAIFSEPDGEARSMLLLNLLNKQVLQSVKNTAFRKV
- the ubiD gene encoding 4-hydroxy-3-polyprenylbenzoate decarboxylase, with the translated sequence MNCMKYNDLRDFLALLEKQGELKRITLPVDPYLEMTEIADRTLRAGGPALLFENPKGYDMPVLCNLFGTPKRVAMGMGQEDVSALREVGKLLAFLKEPEPPKGFRDLFDKLPQFKQVLNMPTKRLRGAPCQQKVLEGDAVDLTRIPIMQCWPEDAAPLITWGLTVSRGPHKERQNLGIYRQQLIGKNKLIMRWLSHRGGALDFQEWCEAHPGERFPVSVALGADPATILGAVTPVPDTLSEYAFAGLLRGTKTEVVKCISNDLEVPASAEIVLEGYIEPGEMAPEGPYGDHTGYYNEIDHFPVFTVTHITQREDAIYHSTYTGRPPDEPAVLGVALNEVFVPILQKQFPEIVDFYLPPEGCSYRLAVVTIKKQYAGHAKRVMMGVWSFLRQFMYTKFVIVCDDDVNARDWNDVIWAITTRMDPARDTVLVENTPIDYLDFASPVSGLGSKMGLDATNKWPGETQREWGRPIKKDPEVTARIDAIWDELAIMNNGSHESDR